The window CAAGGCCGCTGCCTTGAAGCTAATGTTTTTGAGCGGTGAGGTCTCATAACGGGAAAAAATTTTTGTGGAGATACCTACTGGATCTTGACACGGACGATGCAGGTAGCCCGGTTGACAGCCCTGAGCCGCCGTGAGACAATAAAAAAGATGCGCTCGGGAGGTGGCTAGATTGACCGGACAAAGGCAGAATCTTTTACAGTTAAAGGCCGATTTGGCCCTGCTGGGAACAAGTTTTATCTGGGGTGTTACCTTTGTGGTGGTGCAAAACGCCCTCTCCTCCATCGGACCCTATTACTTCCTGGGCATTCGTTTTTTGCTGGCCTTCCTTTTTCTGGCCGCAATTTATCACCGGCAGCTAGTGCGACTTAACCGCGACACCCTGGGGGCAGGTTGCATCATTGGAGTATTTTTATTTGGAGGTTATGCCTTTCAAACCGTGGGTTTGCAGTACACCACCGCATCCAACGCCGGTTTTATTACTGGTCTATCGGTAGTGCTGGTGCCTGTTTTCAGTGCGCTTTTTACCAGACAAGCGCCCGGCGTTTTCGCCGCCACAGGCGTAGTCCTGGCCGCCACCGGGCTGGGGCTGTTATCCCTGGGAAAAGAATTGAGTTTTAATTACGGGGATTTGCTGGTTTTCTTTTGTGCCCTTTGCTTTGCGTTACATATAATCATGGTTGGGCGTTACGCCCGCCACCTCCACCCTCCCCTGCTGGCTTTAATTCAGATCGGGGTTGTTTCCCTGGCCGGTTTTCTTTTTGGACTGGCTACCGAAACCTGGCCGGAGCAATTAAGCCGCCCGGTATGGGTAGCTCTGCTTCTGACCGCCATACCGGCCACCGCCCTGGCCTTTTTGATTCAAAACAGCGTTCAACGCTTTACCTCCGCTACCCATACGGCGATTATCTTTACCATGGAACCAGTCTTTGCCGCTGTAAGCGCCTACTTCTTAGCCGGCGAAATACTCACCCCGCGACAAATGATTGGATGCATCTTGATCCTCAGTGGCATGTTGCTGGCCGAACTGAAGGGAAAACACATCCGGACGATAAGCAAAACATCAAAAGAAGTGCAAACCGGCACCCTGTAAGCAGGAGGAACGCATATTGGTTGTAGGCATACTGGTAATGGAGTTACGCATGAGCGAAGCTAATTCTCTAAAAGGCAAGCGACGGGTGTTAAAAAGTTTACTGGATAAGGTAAAGGCCCGCTACAATGTTTCGGTATCTGAAGTAGGTAAACAGGATACCTGGCACTTCTCTACCATAGGGGTGTCTTTTATCAGTAACGATAGCGCCCATGTTCACCAGACCCTGACGGCAGTGGTACGTTTTGTTGAAGGCCTGGGAACGGTAGAATTGCTGGATGTGCGGATGGAGCTACTGTAAATTTTGTCGGCATTATGTGAACCAGCTTTCCTCCCCCCTTGTTACAGTTGCCCTTACAATTTCATTATTAAAGGATCGTGTCTTCTAAAAAAACGGGACTGACGGTATTGCACCGCAGTCCTTTTATATTGAAGAAGGAGGTAGTGGGCTGTAGGATAAGGATCACGTAACCCGACTTAAAAAATAAGCTAAAAAGCCGGCAGTGGTACGCTGGGCCAGGCCCAGCAGCACACCGGTGACTTCGTGATATTCCTGCCCGGCGCTAACCAGGGGGTAATATTCCCTGGCCAGGCGGGCATTGGCATAGACCCAATCACCGGCCCGGGAAGCAACCTGGTAATAGCCATTGCGGTTAACCCTGAAGAGGCCACAGTGTTCCCGTACCCAGGCTTCATATCGTTGATGCCCGTTAAAAGCTACACCGCGCGCATGATGGGGAACACATAAGTCCTGCACCAGGTGAACGGCGGCTCCCAGGTAGAAAAAGGCCAGATCCTTTTTCCCTTGATACCAGCAGGATAGCGCCCGCTGAAAATATTCCTCGCACTCACCGGCCGCATCGGGCCATGAGCCGAGGCCTCTGCCGGAATGGGGATCCAGGTAATGGGCGAAACATTTCCACCCCCGGTCGGCCCAGAGTGTGCCCCGGTTGAATGTCACCAGGTGCCTGCGCAACAATCGGACCTGTTCTTTTAAACCATCCTGTTCTAAAATGGTTAAGGCCTGCTGGTTACAAAAAGTATGGGTGACCCCCCCGCGATCCACCAGGTGTTGCAGGGGATCGGCCACAGCTAGGAACCGCTTGGCTATGGCCCACGTCAAAGGGTTAATCACCAATGGCAAGTCCTCCCCCGTAAGCGCTCTATTATCATAACCTGAATTTGCAGGGATTAATCAGCGCACACGGGGGAAAACTCGACCCCACCTTTTTATCGAAGGGTAGGAATTATTTACCCCACCTTATTAAAGATTTGCTCGTCCAACCAGAGTCGGAGCCCCACTACAAGAAACTTGGAAAGCACCTTGTCCTGGGCATTGATCAGTTCCACCCGGATACCTCGTTGAGAGAGTTGATCAATGAAACTAAAAAGCTGGCATACTCCCGGCTCATCAATAAACTCCAGTTCACGCAAATCCAGGACAATGTGCCCTTCTTCCCGGGCCACATCTTCTAATATCCTTTGCAATTTATTGAAATGATGGCTAACCACAATACCGCTCACACGAAGGTAATTGCCATCTTGCCAAATATTAACCAAACAAGCCTCACCTCCCGGTTCTTATTATAACGTTCTTTTATTAACCTGCCGGTAAGTTTTAATTAAACCATGGTTAATTGTTTATGAACTTTTAGCAAGTTTTGCGGAACCTTTCACAGCTAGATAAAAAAAGGCCGGCCAATATGCGGCAAAATGCCTGCCGGGCCGGCCAGTAAAATTCTTCCTGGGCTTCTCTACTTAAACTGCCCTCCCCGTAATGTGTGACAGAATTACGTGGCGGTCAACCGGCGGTAGATGCGCCGGCCCAGCCAGCGGGCACAGATATTAAAAAGCAGCACAACCAGAATAAGCACGGCAGACGAACCGTCGGCCACACGGCGCACATCGGGGATAAGAGCTTCGGAATTGATTTTCCAGATGTGCACCGCCAGGGTTTCGGCTGGACGGAAGGGATTTAGTGGCGAAGTGGGACTCAAGGGATCGAGATCGGAGAAATTTAAAATGGGGCTGCTCATGCCGGCAGTATACAGCAAGGCCGCCGCCTCACCAAAAACCCTACCGGCAGCAATAATGGCCCCCGTAACCAGACCGGGGAAGGCGGAAGGCAATATCACCCGCCACATGGTTTCCCAGCGGGTGGCCCCCAGGGCCAGGCTGGCTTCCCTTAACTCACCGGGAACACTGCGGATGGCCTCTTCTGAAATGCGTACCATCAGTGGCAGGTTAATCACCGCCAGGGCCAGCGCTCCGGACATTAAGCTATACCCCCATCCGGTCATGTTGACAAAGATAAGCAGGCCAAACAGGCCAACCACAATGGAGGGCAGGGAGGTAAGGGTTTCGATGGAGAGACGAATATATTCGGTAATTCGTCCCTTACCGGCGTATTCGGCCAGGTAAATCCCTGCCAGCAAACCCAGGGGGGTAGTAATGAGCATGGTTAACAGGAGCAGGTAGAAAGAGTTAAAAATTTGGGGTCCCACCCCACCGCCAGCGACAATAGTCTGAGGCGGCGCGGTTAAAAAGTGCCAGTCAATAACCCGGATGCCGTGCCAGAGAATATAACCCAAAAGCAATGCTAAAATGGCCAGCACCATAGCCGCACCCGTCCAGAACATGATGGTAGCCAGGCGATCCGCCAACCGGGCATTCATCTAACCATCCCTCCCCGCACGACCACCCGAATAACCATAATAAACAGGAAAGACATGAGCAGGAGAATCAAGCCCATGGACCACAGGGCGCTATTCCACAGGGAGCCCATGATGGTATACCCCATATCCATGGTAATGGCGCTGGTCAAAGTGATCGTTGGATCCAGCAGGGAATGGGGAATGGTCCGGGTGTTGCCAATCACCATTTGTACGGCCAGGGCCTCACCAAAGGCCCGGGCCAGGCCCAGGACAACGGCCGTAATTAAACCCGAGCGGGCTGCCGGCACCAGCACCAGGCGGATAGTCTGCCAGCGGGTAGATCCCAGGGCTAGCGCCGCCTCCTTCCACTGGGGCGGCAGGGCCCGCAAACTGTCGGTAGATACGCTGATTATAGTTGGTAAAATCATGATCGAAAGAACAATAAAACCAGCCAAAACGGAAAATCCTTCCCCACCCAAATAATTGCGGATAAAAGGCACCAGCAGGCTTAAACCCACATATCCGTAAACCACCGAGGGTATGCCGGCGAGAATCTCAATGGCCGGTTGCAATACTCTCTGTCCCCATACGGGTGCAATTTCCACCATAAAAACAGCCACAATGACGCTCAAGGGTGCGCTTACGGCCACCGCCAGCAAGGAAACCAGGAGGGAACCCAAAATGAAAGTTAATGAGCCAACAGCAGGGCCACCTTCCTCAAGGGGCCGGTCGGGCCACCAATGGGTGCTGAAAAGGAACTCGGTAAACCTGACTCCGTGCACCGTAAAGATGGCCAGTCCTTTACTCC is drawn from Desulfofundulus luciae and contains these coding sequences:
- a CDS encoding DMT family transporter, with translation MTGQRQNLLQLKADLALLGTSFIWGVTFVVVQNALSSIGPYYFLGIRFLLAFLFLAAIYHRQLVRLNRDTLGAGCIIGVFLFGGYAFQTVGLQYTTASNAGFITGLSVVLVPVFSALFTRQAPGVFAATGVVLAATGLGLLSLGKELSFNYGDLLVFFCALCFALHIIMVGRYARHLHPPLLALIQIGVVSLAGFLFGLATETWPEQLSRPVWVALLLTAIPATALAFLIQNSVQRFTSATHTAIIFTMEPVFAAVSAYFLAGEILTPRQMIGCILILSGMLLAELKGKHIRTISKTSKEVQTGTL
- a CDS encoding DUF503 domain-containing protein, yielding MVVGILVMELRMSEANSLKGKRRVLKSLLDKVKARYNVSVSEVGKQDTWHFSTIGVSFISNDSAHVHQTLTAVVRFVEGLGTVELLDVRMELL
- a CDS encoding zinc dependent phospholipase C family protein — translated: MINPLTWAIAKRFLAVADPLQHLVDRGGVTHTFCNQQALTILEQDGLKEQVRLLRRHLVTFNRGTLWADRGWKCFAHYLDPHSGRGLGSWPDAAGECEEYFQRALSCWYQGKKDLAFFYLGAAVHLVQDLCVPHHARGVAFNGHQRYEAWVREHCGLFRVNRNGYYQVASRAGDWVYANARLAREYYPLVSAGQEYHEVTGVLLGLAQRTTAGFLAYFLSRVT
- a CDS encoding STAS domain-containing protein, whose amino-acid sequence is MVNIWQDGNYLRVSGIVVSHHFNKLQRILEDVAREEGHIVLDLRELEFIDEPGVCQLFSFIDQLSQRGIRVELINAQDKVLSKFLVVGLRLWLDEQIFNKVG
- the pstA gene encoding phosphate ABC transporter permease PstA produces the protein MNARLADRLATIMFWTGAAMVLAILALLLGYILWHGIRVIDWHFLTAPPQTIVAGGGVGPQIFNSFYLLLLTMLITTPLGLLAGIYLAEYAGKGRITEYIRLSIETLTSLPSIVVGLFGLLIFVNMTGWGYSLMSGALALAVINLPLMVRISEEAIRSVPGELREASLALGATRWETMWRVILPSAFPGLVTGAIIAAGRVFGEAAALLYTAGMSSPILNFSDLDPLSPTSPLNPFRPAETLAVHIWKINSEALIPDVRRVADGSSAVLILVVLLFNICARWLGRRIYRRLTAT
- the pstC gene encoding phosphate ABC transporter permease subunit PstC; translation: MHEGFSPAPDLNNIYRTTDKRNIQGRKRCGELLGRSVAFLAAALVVVLTVSIIYFIGSKGLAIFTVHGVRFTEFLFSTHWWPDRPLEEGGPAVGSLTFILGSLLVSLLAVAVSAPLSVIVAVFMVEIAPVWGQRVLQPAIEILAGIPSVVYGYVGLSLLVPFIRNYLGGEGFSVLAGFIVLSIMILPTIISVSTDSLRALPPQWKEAALALGSTRWQTIRLVLVPAARSGLITAVVLGLARAFGEALAVQMVIGNTRTIPHSLLDPTITLTSAITMDMGYTIMGSLWNSALWSMGLILLLMSFLFIMVIRVVVRGGMVR